The sequence TAGTGACCATGGCTGGGTGTGTGATCAACGAGTGATGAAGTTTCACAAgtatgaggaagaggaagatgtaGAAACCGGAGCCAGTCAAGATTGGCTGCCTCATGTTGAGGTTCAGAGTTACGACTCGGACTGGACAGAGGCGCCGGCAGCTGTGGTGATTGGCGGGGAGACCTACGGCGTGAGCCTGGAGTCCCTGCAGCTGGCCGAGAGCACTGGTGGCAAGAGGCTGCTGATCCCCGTTGTGCCTGGTGTGGACAGCCTCAACTCGGCCATGGCGGCAAGCATCCTGCTTTTCGAAGGGAAAAGACAGCTGCGGGGGAGGGCGGAGGACTTGAGCAGGGACAGGAGTTACCACTGAGGACGCAGAAGTGACTTCTGCTTGAGGACGTCTGCAGCTCCTCCTACACCAGCACACTGGTGGGAGGCTGGCGGAGTCAGTGACTATGGCCCCCACGTTCAGGAGGAAGGTGTGATGCCGTCATACAGTTACAGGAAAAATAAGAACTTCCTCAGAAAGAACAGGTCCGAATTCTTCCTGTCGCGTCACTGATTTTGaggttcttttttctcttggtgACAATAGGTGAC comes from Homo sapiens chromosome 17, GRCh38.p14 Primary Assembly and encodes:
- the MRM3 gene encoding rRNA methyltransferase 3, mitochondrial isoform 2 (isoform 2 is encoded by transcript variant 2) is translated as MTYPKTQLQHSLPLLLICDNLRDPGNLGTILRSAAGAGCSKVLLTKGCVDAWEPKVLRAGMGAHFRMPIINNLEWETVPNYLPPDTRVYVADNCGLYAQAEMSNKASDHGWVCDQRVMKFHKYEEEEDVETGASQDWLPHVEVQSYDSDWTEAPAAVVIGGETYGVSLESLQLAESTGGKRLLIPVVPGVDSLNSAMAASILLFEGKRQLRGRAEDLSRDRSYH